The nucleotide sequence TTTGTATGAATACTTGCCCAACTGGGTCAAGTTTTTTTGTCCTGCTGGTTGGGTACGGTTTCCCGCTTCAACAGCAGATCGCGGATCTCCTCGAGCTGCCATAGCGGGGTTGAGGCGCCGCCAGTCAAACCAACCCTCTCCTCGGCACCTATCCAATCCGGTGCGATCTGCTGTGGAGATTCGATCGCATAGCTTCTGGGATTGGCCTGACGGCAGATTTCATAGAGAACCCTGGAGTTCGAGCTCTCCTTGCCGCCGACGAAAAGTATAACATCCACACTCGCAGCAAATTCCCTGATCTGATCATAGCGCCGGTCGATATAACCGCAGGTAGTATCCAGTACCTGCGTTTGCCGCACACGGGCGCGGATCAGACCGCTCAACACGGTGAACCGATCGCGTCCGATGGTCGTTTGGGCGACGACGAAGGTCGGACGATTCTCCGGAATCGATTCCACGTCCGCTTCCTTCTCGACGACGATGCCCTGCTCATCGCAATGACCCAGAAGCCCGACAACTTCCGCATGCCCTTTTTTACCGATGATCACGATCTGTTCGCCGAGGGCATGATGTTCAGCAATCAGTTTCTGGACCCGGCTCACCGTCCCGCAGGTGCCATCGACGACACAAAAGGCCGCAGCTTCCAGTTGGTCACGGAGCCTTACGCCGACGCCATGGGTGCGTACGAAAAGCTCCCGGCCCTGCAGCTCTGCCTGTTTTTCCGGATCGCCGGCGAAATCCTGGGCGATGGTCTGCAAACCCATCGCCTCGAGACGTGCGATTTCACGCGGATTGTGGATCAGGGCGCCGAGCGCGGTCACCGCCTTGCCCTGAGACAGCTCTTCTTCCACCATGCGTACTGCTTTGCTCACTCCAGGACAAAAGCCAGCCCGTCTGTCGATTATAATCTTCATTTTACAGCGCCCCGTTCCTTCGCGATCGCGACGATCCAGTCCACTTGCTCGTCGATGCTGAGCCGGGTCGTGTCGAGTTCAAGAGCATCCTCGGGTTTGATCAGGGGACTGACATCCCGTTGGCTGTCGTCCTCGTCGCGTTTGCGGATGGAACGAACCAGGTCATCTAACTCCACATAGCGGCCTCGCTCAGCCAATTCCTTCTGCCGTCGGCGGGCGCGCTCTTCGATCGAGGCGACGAGGTAGATCTTGACCTCAGCCCGGGGGAAGACCACACTTCCCATGTCTCGCCCTTCAGCGACAATGCCGCCGCGTTCTCCCATCCGGCGCTGCTGCGCCAGCAGGGCCTGGCGAACTCCGGCATTCGCTGCAACCGGCCCAATCGCTGCCGCAACTTCCGGAGTCCGGATCGCTGTGCTGACGTCCTCTCCCTCCAGCAGCACCAGCAGGCCTTCCGGCCCGGGGATCAGCTCGATCCGGCAGGTGCGGGCGATTTGAGCGAGCGCTTCAGAATCATGAAAGTCGCATTGGCGGCGCAGGGCGGCGAGCGTAACTGCGCGATAGAGCGCGCCCGAATCGAGATACAGGTAGCCGAGACGCGCTGCCACCCGGCGCGCTGTGGTGCTCTTGCCGGACCCAGCGGGCCCGTCGATGGTGATGGTCACCTTTTTAATAGCAGCAGACATGCGTCGAGGGGGCTCTCAATCCAATCCAACCATCTTGCGCAGAGCATGGATCTCCTGCGCATCCAGTTCGCGCCAGTCACCGCGTTCGAGACGCCCGAGCGGGATCGGGCCGAAGCGCACCCGCTTCAACTCCTTGACGCGATAGCCCAGGGCGGCAAACATGCGCCGCACCTGCTGCTGACGTCCCTCTTTCAATTCGATTTCCACCTCATTCCGCGATGGCGAATAAAAGCGCGCCACGCAGGGTTGCGTGGGGCCATCTTCTAGAAAAAGGCCTCCGGTCAGCCGGGCGAAATGATCCGGATTGAAAGCCTCCTCAAGCCGGGCATGATACCGTTTGGGAACCTTATACCGGGGATGCATCAACCGGAAGGCCAGTTCGCCATCGTTGGTGAGGAGGAGTGCGCCGGTGGTATTGTAGTCAAGCCGGCCTACCGGAAAGAGACGCTGCGGCAAGGGTACGAGTTCGAGGACAGTGCGACGGCCGCGCTCATCGCTGGCCGTTGTTATATATCCTTTGGGCTTATTCAAAAGAACATAGATCTTTTCCGCTTGCGGCGCAATCGGCTGTCCGTCCAGAGCGACCTGATCTTTGCCCTCATCGATCTGGGTGGCCAGGCTGGTAACCACCACCCCGTTGACGGTGATACGTCCCTTCAGCACCAGGCCTTCGGCTGCCCGTCTCGACGCCACGCCGCAGCCGGCCAGATAGCGGTTAATGCGCATCGTCGGCCGGGATGGATTCTGTAGATGCCGCCTGATCAGCCGCAACAGCGGACTCCGGATCAGGCGCAGCAACGAATTCCGAATCGAGCGAATTCTCCGCTGCAACCTCCTGCTCGAGGATCTCCTCTTCCGGGATCTCCTGGATGATCTTCTGGCCCTCGCCGCTGGCCAGCAGTTCCTCGATCTCCTTGGGCTTGGGCAAATCGGCGATGTCGTCGATTCCGAAGTACAGCAAGAACTCCTTGGTGGTGCTGAAGAGCAAGGCGCGTCCCTGCCCCTCATCGCGCCCGGTGATGGCAATGAGCTTGCGTTCAAGCAGGGTTTGCATGACGCCATCGGAATTAACGCCGCGAATCGCCGCCACCTCCACCCTGCTGATCGGCTGCTTGAAGGCGATGATGGCCAGGGTTTCCAGCGCGGCTCGGGTGAGGCGATTGCGTTCGCGGCCGGCGAACATCTGTTTGATCCAGCGATAATACTCCGGCCGGGTGGCGAACTGCCAGCCGCCGCCCACCTTTTTCAAGAAAAAGGCCCGACTCTTAAGTTCGTCAGAGAGCGCTGCCAGCGCCTTTTCGATCTCCGACTTATCCACCCCTTCAAGGATTACCTGGAGCTGGTTGAGGGAGATCGGAACATCAGAGGCGAAGATCAGCGCCTCAAGAACCGATTTGAGTTTCTCCTGTTCCATCTATCCTTCTGATCATAATTTCAGCAAAGGGTTCATCCTGCACGGCCTGAATCTCGCTGCGCTTGATCAATTCGAGGATCGCGATAAAGGTCACCACCAGGACAATCTTGTCGGTGTCGGGAGCGAAGAGTTCGCGGAATGCCATTTGCGGTGTTTTGTCCAGGGCGTCGAGGATTCGGGCCATGCACTCCTCGAGGGTGACATTGATCTCGACAACGCGATGGACGGTGACTTTTTTTTGCGATTGATCGACGATCTTCTTGAAAGCGGCGACCAGATCGAACAGAGTGACTTCTGAGCTGGCCTGAAACTCCTCACCCAGTATCTCTTCCTCGACCTTATAGCTGCCACGGTTGTACTGTTTGAGGGATCGTGTCTCCTTCTCGCCGAGGTCCTCGGCGACATCCTTAAAACGTTTGTACTCCAACAGCCGCTGCACCAGTTCCTGTCGGGGATCGGAAATCTCGGCCTGTTCCTCCCCGAGATCGGGCTTGGGCAGGAGCATCTGAGCCTTTATACGCATCAGCGTGGCCGCCATGAGGATAAAATCGCTGGCCGCCTCTAGATCAAGCAACTGGATGATTTCGATATATTGCAGATATTGCTGGGTGATCTTGGCGATCGGAATATCGTAAATATCAACCTCTTCCTTTTTGATAAGGAAGAGGAGCAGATCCAGTGGTCCTTCAAAGCTTTCCAGTTTGACCTTATAGCTCATAATGAATCAGGATTGCCTTTTGGTGCGCTGCACATTTGCTCGTTAGGACCGACGACAGCATTGTTTCCGCCTGACATGACGAAGGCCGCTAAAAGCACGGCCTTGGCAGCAGAAAAGGAGATGCGCTGTATCTGGATAGGCTCGATCAATTTAAAAATATGTAGGGCTTCCAGCAATCGTCGCTGACGCCCATGTGATGCTGGATAAAAAAAAGATGGCTGGGCCGTCGCGGCGATTTGACCAGTTTGAGATTGGCCTGTTCTGGGGTGCGGTCTCCCTTGCGGTTATTGCAGCGTACGCAGGCACAAACCAGATTTTCCCAACTATCCCCCCCGCCTTTGACCCTGGGGATAATGTGATCCACGGTAAAGGGCCCCTTGGTTGTGCCGCAATACTGGCAGCGAAAGTTATCCCGCTTCAGAATATTGCGGCGCGACAGTTCAACGTGCTGGTGCGGAATTCGGATATAGCGCAGCAGCCGCACAATGCTCGGCAAGGGGAGGGCCATGTGTTGCGAATGAACCCAGCGGTCGTGGCGTTCGACGATCTCCACCTTTTCGAGAAAGGTCAGGATGATCGCCTTCTGAGCGCTGACCACAGTCACCGGCTCGTAATTCTGGTTGAGAAGCAATACTTTGACATTTTGCATGGACGATCCTCTCACAAGGATCCATCTGGCGCTTAGCCAAGTCCGGCCGCATTCCGGTCATCCCACGCCGGCCGTATGCCGGGCCTGGATGTCCCAAAAATATTAAAAAATATATGATTAAATAATGAAATAGTCAAGTTTTTTCTCTTCATCCGACCGGTGCCATCCGGCTCCAGCCCAACACCTCGGGCCACCCGGACCACAGAGGGGCTACATCTGTATTCTTTCCGCCTCATCGATGAGCATCACCGGTATATTTTCCTCAACCCGATAGCGTAACCCCACCGGAACCTCCCCTTTCCAGCTGCAGTCGCCGTTGCTACAACGCCCCTCTGCACCAGCCGGCATGCCGCAAATGGGGCAGTGGGGTCCCCGGCAGGTCAGGGCATCGATGGTGGCATCGTACTCCAGTTCGCCGTGACAGGACGGACAGATCAAAATCTCCAAAAGTTCCTTGCTGACCATCATTTCCTCCAGTTATTCGTCCCAGACGCCCATATGGGCAAATTTATCGATACGCCGACGCACCAGCTCCGCGGGTTTGATTTCGGCAAGTGCTTCCAGTTCTTCTACCAGGGCTTCCTTGACCAGCGCAGCCGCGCCTTCGTGGTCGTTGTGGGCGCCGCCGCGCGGTTCCTTGAGAATACGGTCGATTACGCCCAATTCCAGGAGATCGGCCGGGGCCACTTTCATTGCTTCCGCCGCCAGGGGTGCATTGGCGCTGTCGCGGTAGAGAATGGCTGCACATCCTTCCGGGGTGATGACCGAGTACCAGGTGTTTTCCAGCATCAGGATGCGGTCGCCGACCCCGATTCCGAGTGCGCCGCCGCTGGCCCCTTCGCCGATGATGACCACGACAATCGGCACCGGCAGGTGGGCCATCTCGAACAGATTTCTGGCGATGGCTTCGGCCTGCCCGCGCTCTTCCCCGCCGGTCCCGGGAAACGCACCAGGGGTATCCACCAGGCAAATTACCGGACGTTTGAAACGGGCCGACATCCGCATCAGCCGCAGCGCCTTGCGGTACCCCTCTGGGTTGGGCATGCCGAAATTACGGCGGATTTTCTCGCGAGTGTCCCGCGCTTTTTGATGGCCGATCAGCGTGACCGGACGGGTGCCGAGTGTGCCGATGCCGCATACTATGGCCGGGTCGTCGGCAAAAGCGCGATCGCCGTGCAGTTCCATGAAATCGGGCATCATCCAGCGGACATAATCGAGCGTATAGGGCCGGTTAGGATGGCGTGCAAGCTGGACGCGCTGCCAACGCGTCAGATTGCTGTAGACCTCCTCGCGCAGCTGGCGGGCTTTTTCCTCCAGCCGTTCGATCTCCTTGTGCATCTCGAGATCCTCGCTTGCGGAGTATTCGCGTAGTTCCGCGATGCGCCGTTCAATTTCGGCGATAGGTTTTTCAAACTCCAGTATCAATCCAGCCATGGCCAAACCTGCTCTCTTTTTTGCCCATAATGGATCAGGGTTTTAATCAGAATCTCCGCATCGAGAAAGGGAGAATAGTTCTTCAGATAATAGAGGCGTGAACGCTCTCTCTCCTCCCCGGTTGCGGGTTGTGGATAATCGACCTCTTCAAGACTTGTCAAACCCGGACGCAGAGCCCAGGCGAGCGGTACGCTGGCGGCCTGTCGCTCCGGCCGGGGGCCAACAAAACTCATTTCGCCCCGCCAGATTGCGGCAATCCACGGCAACAGCAGCCACCACTTGCGGGTATCCGCGGGTACATCCCATTCATGAATCACCAACCGCTGCTGCCGGCCGTTGAAGTAGGGGACTGCTTTTTGATGCACCCCCCGGACCAGCCTCAGCCATAGCCAGACCGGCCAGGTGATCAGCAGAAGGAGCGAGGCAAGGGAAAGGTCGCTCAGCCGCTTGATCAGACGATAGAGAGGGCTTTGCAGCGTATAGCGGATCTCCATCAGGGGCATGTCCTCGATATATTCCACCGAAGCCTTGCCGATGATGACATCCATGCTGCTGGGCACCAATTTGAAACTGACACCCGAGCCGGTGCAGGACGAAATGACGGCGAGCATCTCCTGGTAGGGCAGGCGGTCGGTGGCGAAGATGACCTCTTGGACCTTTTCGCGCTGCAGCAATTCGCGCAAATGGGATAAGCCGACGTAGACCGGGATGCCTTGAAGAGCGACGACCTCCTCGTGCTGCTCGGGCAACACCATCGCACAGATTTCGTAGACCGGATCCATGCGGCGGCGGAGACGTGCGCTGAGGGCCTCACAGCTGGGGAGGTCACCGGCCAGGATTACGGAGCGATGCAGGCCCAAGGTTTGCAGTTTCCGTCCAAAGCGACGGCCCTGGAGCTGGGCCGCAAGCTTGAGCAGAAGACGCCAGCCTGGTAGCGCAAGAAGATTCAAGGCGCCGGCATAGAGGACCACCAGGCGCGAAAAGCCGATCTCTTTGAAGAAGAAGGTGATCGCGCTGTTGATGACCAGTCCGGTCAGCACAGCGACGCCGCTTCGGGCCACAGAGAGGCGCCATGCACCATAGGCGCCTTG is from bacterium and encodes:
- a CDS encoding glycosyltransferase, whose amino-acid sequence is MTLSIIIVSYNVREFLEQALISIERATANLDCEILVADNNSMDGSAEFVRRRFPTVRLIANSENQGFARANNQAIALSRGRYICLINPDTIVQEDTFTSLLAFFESHPRAGLLGCKILNPDGTLQLACRRSFPTPWVAFTKIVGLAAVFPRSRLFGRYNLTYLDEETTCEVEAISGSFMLLRREVVDQVGLLDDAFFMYGEDLDYCFRVHSAGWKIYYVPETRIIHFKGESSKRSPFEQRRLFYEAMRLFVNKHFGSNRAWMPSWALIIAIRMRALAAFCSALLSRAAWPLLDLGLMTLSLGAAIYFRFAPRFPWDAFLIVHAIYSAFWLAALAAQGAYGAWRLSVARSGVAVLTGLVINSAITFFFKEIGFSRLVVLYAGALNLLALPGWRLLLKLAAQLQGRRFGRKLQTLGLHRSVILAGDLPSCEALSARLRRRMDPVYEICAMVLPEQHEEVVALQGIPVYVGLSHLRELLQREKVQEVIFATDRLPYQEMLAVISSCTGSGVSFKLVPSSMDVIIGKASVEYIEDMPLMEIRYTLQSPLYRLIKRLSDLSLASLLLLITWPVWLWLRLVRGVHQKAVPYFNGRQQRLVIHEWDVPADTRKWWLLLPWIAAIWRGEMSFVGPRPERQAASVPLAWALRPGLTSLEEVDYPQPATGEERERSRLYYLKNYSPFLDAEILIKTLIHYGQKREQVWPWLD
- the ispH gene encoding 4-hydroxy-3-methylbut-2-enyl diphosphate reductase encodes the protein MKIIIDRRAGFCPGVSKAVRMVEEELSQGKAVTALGALIHNPREIARLEAMGLQTIAQDFAGDPEKQAELQGRELFVRTHGVGVRLRDQLEAAAFCVVDGTCGTVSRVQKLIAEHHALGEQIVIIGKKGHAEVVGLLGHCDEQGIVVEKEADVESIPENRPTFVVAQTTIGRDRFTVLSGLIRARVRQTQVLDTTCGYIDRRYDQIREFAASVDVILFVGGKESSNSRVLYEICRQANPRSYAIESPQQIAPDWIGAEERVGLTGGASTPLWQLEEIRDLLLKRETVPNQQDKKT
- the cmk gene encoding (d)CMP kinase; this encodes MSAAIKKVTITIDGPAGSGKSTTARRVAARLGYLYLDSGALYRAVTLAALRRQCDFHDSEALAQIARTCRIELIPGPEGLLVLLEGEDVSTAIRTPEVAAAIGPVAANAGVRQALLAQQRRMGERGGIVAEGRDMGSVVFPRAEVKIYLVASIEERARRRQKELAERGRYVELDDLVRSIRKRDEDDSQRDVSPLIKPEDALELDTTRLSIDEQVDWIVAIAKERGAVK
- a CDS encoding pseudouridine synthase; protein product: MRLIRRHLQNPSRPTMRINRYLAGCGVASRRAAEGLVLKGRITVNGVVVTSLATQIDEGKDQVALDGQPIAPQAEKIYVLLNKPKGYITTASDERGRRTVLELVPLPQRLFPVGRLDYNTTGALLLTNDGELAFRLMHPRYKVPKRYHARLEEAFNPDHFARLTGGLFLEDGPTQPCVARFYSPSRNEVEIELKEGRQQQVRRMFAALGYRVKELKRVRFGPIPLGRLERGDWRELDAQEIHALRKMVGLD
- a CDS encoding acetyl-CoA carboxylase carboxyltransferase subunit alpha encodes the protein MAGLILEFEKPIAEIERRIAELREYSASEDLEMHKEIERLEEKARQLREEVYSNLTRWQRVQLARHPNRPYTLDYVRWMMPDFMELHGDRAFADDPAIVCGIGTLGTRPVTLIGHQKARDTREKIRRNFGMPNPEGYRKALRLMRMSARFKRPVICLVDTPGAFPGTGGEERGQAEAIARNLFEMAHLPVPIVVVIIGEGASGGALGIGVGDRILMLENTWYSVITPEGCAAILYRDSANAPLAAEAMKVAPADLLELGVIDRILKEPRGGAHNDHEGAAALVKEALVEELEALAEIKPAELVRRRIDKFAHMGVWDE
- a CDS encoding segregation/condensation protein A — protein: MSYKVKLESFEGPLDLLLFLIKKEEVDIYDIPIAKITQQYLQYIEIIQLLDLEAASDFILMAATLMRIKAQMLLPKPDLGEEQAEISDPRQELVQRLLEYKRFKDVAEDLGEKETRSLKQYNRGSYKVEEEILGEEFQASSEVTLFDLVAAFKKIVDQSQKKVTVHRVVEINVTLEECMARILDALDKTPQMAFRELFAPDTDKIVLVVTFIAILELIKRSEIQAVQDEPFAEIMIRRIDGTGETQIGS
- the scpB gene encoding SMC-Scp complex subunit ScpB; this translates as MEQEKLKSVLEALIFASDVPISLNQLQVILEGVDKSEIEKALAALSDELKSRAFFLKKVGGGWQFATRPEYYRWIKQMFAGRERNRLTRAALETLAIIAFKQPISRVEVAAIRGVNSDGVMQTLLERKLIAITGRDEGQGRALLFSTTKEFLLYFGIDDIADLPKPKEIEELLASGEGQKIIQEIPEEEILEQEVAAENSLDSEFVAAPDPESAVAADQAASTESIPADDAH
- a CDS encoding HNH endonuclease yields the protein MQNVKVLLLNQNYEPVTVVSAQKAIILTFLEKVEIVERHDRWVHSQHMALPLPSIVRLLRYIRIPHQHVELSRRNILKRDNFRCQYCGTTKGPFTVDHIIPRVKGGGDSWENLVCACVRCNNRKGDRTPEQANLKLVKSPRRPSHLFFIQHHMGVSDDCWKPYIFLN